CCAGGGCATCATGGCCGAGGAAGAGTATTAAGGCACAAGAAACTTATCTCTCAAACATTCATGGCAGCCTCAATTCTGCGGCCTGGCATTTCTTCAGCAAACTTCCTGGAAAATAAAATGGAAAAAAATATTTCATAAGGTCATGATTGCCGGTGGCAGACAGCGGCCTGGAGCGTATAATATGGACCCAACTCACTTAACAACCCAGCCACTGAACAAATACCATGAAGTGCAATGGACCGATGAGACTATCAGCCGCTTTTGGGAATATTTCTCTCTTAATGAGGCGGCCCACGCCCACCACTTCAGCAAGATTTTCGGAGAAGCCATTCTGCGGGTGGCCCGGAGATATCTCAAACTTGAGGGAACTGTGGTAGATTTGGGTTGCGGTCCGGGATATTTGCTGCCCCATCTGCTCAACCATGGTCTGACGGTAAAAGCGCTGGATTCCTCCCCCCAATCCATTCGACTGATTGAGGAGCGTTTTGCCGGCCATCCCGGTTTCCTGGGCGCCCAGGTGGGGGATATATGCTCCTTGCCCCTCCAGGACCAGGACGCCGACGCGGTTTTTCTTATTGAAGTTCTGGAGCATCTGTCCCCGGAAACCACCAGCCAAGCTCTCCCTGAACTGCTTCGGGTCCTCAAGCCAGGCGGTCAGGTGTTTATCACCGTCCCCCATCAGGAAAATCTGGCCAGCCAGAAAATCGCCTGCCCGGAATGCGGCTGTGTCTTCCACCGGGTGCAACACCAGCAGAGTTTTAACGTCTCCTCCTTGAAGGAACTCCTCATCCGTCACGGCTTTGAGCCCTTAATGGTTAAGGCCCTCAATTTTCGGGACTATGCGGGAAAAGGTCTGAAGCGGGCGGAAGGGTGGCTTCGGCGAACCCTGGCCGGTTTCCGGAGAACCCCCAGATGGCAGCCACATTTGGTGGCCATCGGCAGGCGACCGTGATCCCATAAAATTCCGAGGCTTTCCTGAAAAAAGAAAAGGCGCTTCCCAAGCGCCTTTTTCTGTTTTTGTCATCTGCAATGAAAACAGAGGTTAAAAGTTTCAGGATTAAAAATCCAAATCCAGGCTTTCCTCCGCCACCGGCCCCAGGAGGGCCATGCCCCAGCGCTCCGCCCGGAAGAACTCCCGGGCCAGCTCCTGCACCTGGGCGGCGGTGACCCGGTTCAGGCCCGCCACCACGTCCTCAATGGGAATGTAATCGCCGAAGTGAATCTCGTTTTTGGCCAGCCGGAGCATGCGCTGCTCCACCTCCTCGGCGTGGAGATAAATGGAGCCTCTGAGATACTCCTTGGCCGCAGCCAGCTCGGTGTCGCTGACCCCCTCCTCCTTCAGGCGGCGCAGCTCCCGGGACACCGCCTGGAGCAGAGCCGGCAGGTGCTTGGGGCTCACCCCGGCGGCGATCTCCCACACCCCGGTGTCGCTGAGAAAGCTCAGGAAAGAGTAGATGGTGTAAGCCAGGCCCAATTGCTCCCGGATGACCTGAAAGAGGCGGGAGCTCATGTTGCCCCCCAAGATGGTCTGAAGCACGGTGGCGGTGAAGCGCCGGGGGTCGGCGGCAGCCAGCCCTTCGGTGCCTAGGCAGACATGCACCTGCTCCAGGTCCCGGGGGATAAGGTGCGTGCCCGGCACCGCCGCGGCAGGCTCCCGTTGGCGGGGCGGGGCGCCGTTGGCAAAGGCTGCAAGGGCCGGGCCGGCCAGGTCCAGGACCTCCTCGTGGCTGAGCCGCCCAGTCACCGCCACCAGGAGCTGCTCGGGCCGGTAGGTGGCGGATCGGTATCTGAGGAGGTCTTCCCTCCTGACCCGCAGCACATCCTCGGCATCCCCCAAAAGAGGCCGCCCCAGAGCCTGGCCGGGCCAGAAACGGCGGGCAAACTCCACCTGCACCAGATCCTCGGGGCTGTCCTCCTGGGCGGCGATCTCCTCCAGGATGACCTGGCGCTCCCGCTCCAGGTCTTCTTCCCGGTAGGCCGGCTGAAGCACCAGGTCGGTGAGGAGGTCCAGGGCCACCGGCAGGTGCTCCGCCAGCACCCGGGCATGGTAGCAGGTGCACTCCTTGGTGGTGAAGGCGTTCACCGAGCCCCCCAGGCGGTCGGCCTCCCGGGCGATGGCCAGGGCGTCCCGCCGGGCGGTGCCCTTGAAGGCCATGTGCTCCAAGAAGTGGGATAGCCCGTGCTCGGCCTCGGTTTCGTCCCGGCCCCCCACCGTGAGCCAGAAGCCCACCGCCACGGAGTGGAAGTGGGGCAGCTCCTCGGTGACCAGCCTTACCCCGTTAGGAAGAACGCTTTTTCGGTACACGGTCCTTCTTGGGCTGCTCCTGGGGGGAGGATTTGGGCTCCGGGGGCAAGAGGGCCTTCCGGGACAGGCGGATCTTGCCCTGCCGGTCGATCTCCAGCACCTTCACCGTCACCTCATCCCCTTCTTTCAGCACATCGGAGACGGATTTGACCCGATGGTGCGCCAGCTCGGAGATGTGCACCAGCCCGTCGGTGTTGGGCAGGATCTCCACGAAGGCCCCGAAGTCCATGATCTTTTTGACCTTGCCGGTGTAGATGCCGCCCACTTCGGCTTCGGCGGTGAGCTCCCGGATGATCCGGATGGCTTCGTCCGCCGCCTTCTGGGTGGGGGAGGAGATATGCACCCGGCCATCGTCCTCGATGTCGATCTTGACCCCGGT
This DNA window, taken from Desulfobaccales bacterium, encodes the following:
- a CDS encoding pitrilysin family protein; protein product: MYRKSVLPNGVRLVTEELPHFHSVAVGFWLTVGGRDETEAEHGLSHFLEHMAFKGTARRDALAIAREADRLGGSVNAFTTKECTCYHARVLAEHLPVALDLLTDLVLQPAYREEDLERERQVILEEIAAQEDSPEDLVQVEFARRFWPGQALGRPLLGDAEDVLRVRREDLLRYRSATYRPEQLLVAVTGRLSHEEVLDLAGPALAAFANGAPPRQREPAAAVPGTHLIPRDLEQVHVCLGTEGLAAADPRRFTATVLQTILGGNMSSRLFQVIREQLGLAYTIYSFLSFLSDTGVWEIAAGVSPKHLPALLQAVSRELRRLKEEGVSDTELAAAKEYLRGSIYLHAEEVEQRMLRLAKNEIHFGDYIPIEDVVAGLNRVTAAQVQELAREFFRAERWGMALLGPVAEESLDLDF